The following coding sequences are from one Arachis hypogaea cultivar Tifrunner chromosome 7, arahy.Tifrunner.gnm2.J5K5, whole genome shotgun sequence window:
- the LOC112702115 gene encoding rhodanese-like/PpiC domain-containing protein 12, chloroplastic, giving the protein MLRVSVLRSSFPIIPFSSSSSSSTFASFSSSSPPSSSSSSSSSLTRIIHRTFHFHSPSLPFTLKHFQPMTAHHHHHHHLPNASASYGTGIGPEGNREILVQHLLVKENDQKLLLDLQQRISSGEDLSDLAVEYSVCPSKEEGGMLGWVRKGQMVPEFEEAAFGAPLNKVVRCKTKFGWHLLQVLSEREESILQDIQPQELQVKMQDPNFLEEAQLIDVREPDEVAKASLPGFKVLPLRQFGVWGPEVATNFDPNKDTYVMCHHGMRSLQVAKWLQSQGFRKVYNISGGIHAYAEQVDPSVPTY; this is encoded by the exons ATGTTGAGAGTTTCTGTGTTACGCTCTTCATTCCCAATTATacccttctcttcctcttcttcttcttcaaccttcgcctctttctcttcttcctctcctccttcttcttcttcttcttcgtcttcttctcttACCAGAATTATCCACAGAACCTTCCATTTCCACTCTCCTTCCCTTCCCTTCACTCTCAAACACTTTCAACCTATGACAgctcatcatcatcaccaccatcaTCTTCCCAACGCTTCAG CTTCATATGGCACTGGGATTGGCCCGGAAGGTAATAGGGAGATACTGGTGCAGCATTTGTTGGTCAAAGAAAATGACCAGAAGTTGCTCTTGGATCTTCAGCAGAGAATCTCTTCAG GTGAAGATTTGAGTGATCTTGCTGTGGAATATTCAGTGTGTCCAtccaaagaagaaggaggaatgcTTGGATGGGTCAGAAAGGGGCAAATG GTTCCCGAGTTTGAGGAGGCTGCATTTGGTGCTCCTTTAAACAAAGTTGTAAGGTGCAAAACAAAATTTGGATGGCACCTGCTGCAAGTTTTATCTGAAAG GGAAGAATCGATACTCCAAGACATTCAACCTCAAGAGCTGCAAGTGAAAATGCAGGATCCCAACTTTCTGGAGGAGGCACAGTTAATCGATGTTCGAGAGCCTGATGAAGT GGCCAAAGCATCTTTGCCAGGATTTAAGGTTCTTCCCCTCCGGCAGTTTGGGGTATGGGGTCCTGAAGTAGCTACCAATTTTGACCCTAACAAAGATACGTATGTTATG TGTCATCATGGCATGCGATCGCTACAGGTTGCCAAGTGGTTGCAGTCACAG GGTTTTAGGAAAGTGTACAACATTTCTGGTGGAATTCATGCATATGCTGAGCAAGTTGATCCATCAGTCCCCACTTACTGA
- the LOC112702117 gene encoding calcium-dependent protein kinase 34-like: MGNCCSRGTEAPEENSNANANANGGVDKREDGRQDPGSKQEGGGEAQSRPAAPAKPTKQGPVGPVLGRPMEDVKSIYSMGKELGRGQFGVTHLCTHKVTGKQYACKTIAKRKLSNKEDIEDVRREVQIMHHLTGQPNIVELIGAYEDKQSVHLVMELCAGGELFDRIIAKGHYTERAAASLLRTIVQIVHTCHSMGVIHRDLKPENFLLLNKDENAPLKATDFGLSVFYKQGEVFKDIVGSAYYIAPEVLKRKYGPEVDIWSVGVMLYILLCGVPPFWAESENGIFNAILRGHLDFSSDPWPSISPAAKDLVRKMLNSDPKQRITAYQVLNHPWIKEDGEAPDKPLDNAVLNRLKQFRAMNQFKKVALRVIAGCLSEEEIMGLKQMFKGMDTDNSGTITIEELKQGMAKQGTKLSEQELQQLMEAADADGNGLIDYDEFIAATMHMNRMNREEHLYTAFQYFDKDNSGYITVEELEQALKEFNMHDGRDISEIIQEVDSDNDGRINYDEFAAMMSKGHPEAIMTRKRCSVSSLY; this comes from the exons ATGGGGAACTGTTGCTCTAGAGGCACTGAGGCCCCAGAGGAGAATTCTAATGCTAATGCCAATGCCAATGGTGGTGTTGACAAGAGGGAAGATGGAAGGCAAGACCCTGGCAGCAAGCAAGAAGGTGGAGGAGAGGCACAATCAAGGCCGGCCGCGCCTGCTAAGCCGACCAAACAAGGGCCGGTTGGTCCTGTCCTAGGAAGGCCAATGGAAGATGTTAAATCAATATATAGCATGGGCAAGGAGCTAGGTAGAGGACAATTTGGTGTGACACATTTGTGCACTCATAAGGTCACAGGGAAGCAATATGCTTGCAAGACCATAGCCAAGAGGAAGCTATCTAACAAGGAGGATATCGAGGATGTTCGCCGAGAGGTTCAGATCATGCACCATCTCACAGGGCAGCCTAACATTGTGGAGCTCATTGGTGCCTATGAGGACAAACAGTCTGTTCACCTTGTCATGGAGTTGTGCGCCGGAGGCGAGCTCTTTGATCGGATCATTGCTAAGGGGCATTATACTGAGCGTGCCGCAGCTTCCTTGTTGAGAACCATTGTCCAAATTGTCCATACTTGCCATTCAATGGGAGTTATTCATAGAGATCTTAAGCCTGAGAATTTCCTTTTGTTGAATAAGGATGAGAATGCCCCCCTTAAGGCCACAGATTTTGGTCTCTCAGTTTTCTACAAGCAAG GAGAGGTATTTAAAGACATTGTTGGTAGTGCATATTACATTGCACCAGAGGTTTTGAAGAGGAAATATGGGCCAGAAGTTGATATATGGAGTGTTGGTGTAATGTTATACATTCTTCTATGTGGTGTTCCTCCATTTTGGGCAG AATCTGAAAATGGGATATTCAATGCCATTCTAAGAGGCCACCTTGACTTTTCAAGTGATCCATGGCCCTCAATTTCACCAGCAGCAAAAGATCTTGTAAGAAAAATGTTGAATTCTGATCCCAAACAAAGGATAACAGCCTACCAAGTTCTCA ACCATCCATGGATCAAGGAGGATGGAGAAGCACCGGATAAACCACTCGACAACGCTGTCCTGAATAGGCTCAAACAATTCAGAGCAATGAACCAATTCAAGAAAGTTGCTCTAAGG GTTATTGCTGGTTGCTTATCAGAGGAAGAAATCATGGGACTGAAGCAGATGTTCAAGGGGATGGACACCGACAACAGCGGAACCATTACAATTGAAGAACTCAAGCAAGGAATGGCAAAACAAGGGACTAAGTTGTCAGAACAAGAACTTCAGCAATTAATGGAAGCT GCAGATGCAGATGGTAATGGACTAATAGATTACGACGAGTTCATCGCGGCAACAATGCACATGAACAGAATGAACAGAGAAGAACACCTTTATACAGCATTCCAATACTTTGACAAAGATAACAGCGG GTACATCACTGTTGAAGAACTAGAACAAGCTCTTAAAGAGTTTAACATGCATGACGGAAGAGACATCTCGGAAATCATCCAAGAAGTTGATTCTGATAAT GACGGCCGCATTAACTATGATGAGTTTGCAGCAATGATGAGTAAGGGACACCCAGAAGCCATAATGACCCGGAAAAGGTGTTCGGTATCTTCGCTGTACTAG
- the LOC112702119 gene encoding splicing factor 3B subunit 6-like protein, giving the protein MAAISLRKGNTRLPPEVNRVLYVRNLPFNITSEEMYDIFGKYGAIRQIRIGTNKDTRGTAFVVYEDIYDAKTAVDHLSGFNVANRYLIVLYYQQAKMSKKFDQKKKEDEITKMQEKYGVSTKDK; this is encoded by the coding sequence ATGGCAGCCATAAGTCTCCGGAAGGGTAACACCCGTCTTCCGCCGGAAGTAAACCGCGTCCTCTACGTCCGAAACCTACCTTTCAACATCACCAGCGAAGAGATGTACGACATTTTCGGAAAATACGGCGCCATTCGCCAGATCCGAATCGGCACTAACAAGGACACTCGCGGCACCGCCTTCGTCGTCTACGAGGATATCTACGACGCTAAGACCGCCGTCGACCACCTCTCCGGTTTCAACGTTGCGAATCGGTACCTTATTGTTCTGTATTACCAGCAAGCGAAGATGAGCAAGAAGTTCgatcagaagaagaaggaggatgaGATTACGAAGATGCAGGAGAAGTACGGTGTCTCCACCAAAGATAAGTAG
- the LOC112702118 gene encoding uncharacterized protein isoform X2, with protein sequence MERQYEEVEDKDRLVISKKILNEWNYEYLSPDQMKLVTYYPHNSGIHGSADLLGYEESTKRDSEVTVSWNYCCKTIGLAKECPRPASQKSSHGPSEDTISSRPLLGHEPKLNSLQYDGGTGTATGPGCMGTGQVGIASQRGDALCPAAATHEVLPIVGGMEPRLRPCPEVGGCDVLAGRAGPMQRRGTGMEGGDDGLMTIPTLPMEAEPCESAEDSDLDSDDRRRKFRSRGDLVMEVGCSKLIVVGVPERGRGSNGRDEGQNNRHCNDASYENSDGVQRNDCKAPEFEATCHRTLPELQDQNELSDDKDSKEGRKIANVNEVSDSESSKLKEQLIENKRVWELAKEPVAELYDEEEDIMAVLQQQNEEIARKKRLAKQKAKARRSRPKTQKKKKAPSSVSSVPQFGGWDQRDPGSTNYSMVFAQARANKKSMKNDLTESIKRASLGSDEEFLNANANANHAQGKSHANANAIVNVNHAHQDEPLGMGRRRIPTFIDCCIRPRYVIE encoded by the exons ATGGAGAGACAGTATGAGGAGGTTGAAGACAAGGACAGATtggtaatttcaaaaaaaattttgaacgAATGGAATTATGAATATTTAAGCCCCGATCAAATGAAATTAGTAACATATTATCCTCATAATTCTGGCATTCATGGTTCAGCTGATTTACTGGGATATGAGGAGAGTACAAAAAGGGATTCAGAAGTAACGGTATCATGGAATTATTGCTGCAAGACTATTGGGCTAGCAAAGGAATGTCCAAGGCCTGCTAGCCAAAAATCCAGCCATGGGCCCAGCGAAGATACAATCAGCAGCAGACCCTTGTTGGGCCACGAACCAAAACTCAATTCATTGCAATATGATGGAGGCACGGGAACTGCTACTGGGCCGGGTTGCATGGGAACGGGTCAGGTTGGAATTGCTTCGCAGCGTGGAGACGCGTTGTGCCCTGCTGCAGCCACGCACGAGGTGCTCCCTATTGTGGGAGGCATGGAACCCAGGCTACGGCCATGCCCTGAAGTTGGAGGTTGCGACGTGTTGGCGGGTAGGGCAGGTCCGATGCAGCGGCGAGGAACCGGGATGGAAGGCGGCGATGATGGGCTGATGACGATTCCGACGCTCCCCATGGAAGCCGAACCATGTGAATCAGCTGAGGACTCCGACTTGGATTCTGATGATAGGCGAAGGAAGTTTAGGAGTAGAGGAGATCTGGTAATGGAGGTAGGATGCAGTAAACTAATAGTTGTTGGGGTGCCTGAACGGGGCCGAGGGTCTAACGGTAGAGATGAGGGACAGAATAACAGACACTGTAACGATGCTTCTTATGAGAACAGTGACGGAGTGCAACGAAATGATTGTAAAGCGCCTGAATTTGAAGCGACTTGCCACCGAACTTTACCAGAGCTTCAGGACCAAAATGAACTCAGTGATGATAAGGATAGTAAGGAGGGCAGAAAGATTGCAAATGTCAATGAAGTCAGTGACAGTGAGAGTTCAAAATTGAAGGAGCAGCTGATAGAAAACAAAAGGGTTTGGGAATTGGCAAAGGAGCCAGTGGCTGAACTATATGATGAAGAAGAGGATATTATGGCAGTACTTCAACAACAGAATGAAGAAATAGCTCGGAAGAAAAGACTGGCAAAACAGAAGGCAAAAGCTAGACGAAGCAGGCCCAAAACACAAAAAAAG AAAAAGGCTCCTTCATCAGTGAGTTCTGTGCCTCAATTTGGAGGGTGGGATCAGAGGGATCCAGGATCTACAAACTATTCAATGGTTTTTGCTCAAGCACGTGCAAACAAGAAGAGTATGAAGAATGATTTGACTGAATCAATTAAGCGTGCAAGCCTTGGGAGTGATGAAGAGTTTCTTAATGCTAATGCTAATGCTAATCATGCTCAAGGAAAATCTCATGCTAATGCTAATGCTATTGTTAATGTTAATCATGCTCATCAAGATGAACCTCTTGGCATG GGGAGGAGAAGGATCCCAACCTTCATAGATTGCTGTATTAGGCCACGATATGTGATAGAATAA
- the LOC112702118 gene encoding uncharacterized protein isoform X3, whose protein sequence is MERQYEEVEDKDRLVISKKILNEWNYEYLSPDQMKLVTYYPHNSGIHGSADLLGYEESTKRDSEVTVSWNYCCKTIGLAKECPRPASQKSSHGPSEDTISSRPLLGHEPKLNSLQYDGGTGTATGPGCMGTGQVGIASQRGDALCPAAATHEVLPIVGGMEPRLRPCPEVGGCDVLAGRAGPMQRRGTGMEGGDDGLMTIPTLPMEAEPCESAEDSDLDSDDRRRKFRSRGDLVMEVGCSKLIVVGVPERGRGSNGRDEGQNNRHCNDASYENSDGVQRNDCKAPEFEATCHRTLPELQDQNELSDDKDSKEGRKIANVNEVSDSESSKLKEQLIENKRVWELAKEPVAELYDEEEDIMAVLQQQNEEIARKKRLAKQKAKARRSRPKTQKKVWCAWLSFVGRLWSCPGTLKEHFISWTEISASKVERKRWLMRFCAITWNIWLERNRRIFQNKGKGVDEIIHMSFMNYKEWLGVDPFCC, encoded by the exons ATGGAGAGACAGTATGAGGAGGTTGAAGACAAGGACAGATtggtaatttcaaaaaaaattttgaacgAATGGAATTATGAATATTTAAGCCCCGATCAAATGAAATTAGTAACATATTATCCTCATAATTCTGGCATTCATGGTTCAGCTGATTTACTGGGATATGAGGAGAGTACAAAAAGGGATTCAGAAGTAACGGTATCATGGAATTATTGCTGCAAGACTATTGGGCTAGCAAAGGAATGTCCAAGGCCTGCTAGCCAAAAATCCAGCCATGGGCCCAGCGAAGATACAATCAGCAGCAGACCCTTGTTGGGCCACGAACCAAAACTCAATTCATTGCAATATGATGGAGGCACGGGAACTGCTACTGGGCCGGGTTGCATGGGAACGGGTCAGGTTGGAATTGCTTCGCAGCGTGGAGACGCGTTGTGCCCTGCTGCAGCCACGCACGAGGTGCTCCCTATTGTGGGAGGCATGGAACCCAGGCTACGGCCATGCCCTGAAGTTGGAGGTTGCGACGTGTTGGCGGGTAGGGCAGGTCCGATGCAGCGGCGAGGAACCGGGATGGAAGGCGGCGATGATGGGCTGATGACGATTCCGACGCTCCCCATGGAAGCCGAACCATGTGAATCAGCTGAGGACTCCGACTTGGATTCTGATGATAGGCGAAGGAAGTTTAGGAGTAGAGGAGATCTGGTAATGGAGGTAGGATGCAGTAAACTAATAGTTGTTGGGGTGCCTGAACGGGGCCGAGGGTCTAACGGTAGAGATGAGGGACAGAATAACAGACACTGTAACGATGCTTCTTATGAGAACAGTGACGGAGTGCAACGAAATGATTGTAAAGCGCCTGAATTTGAAGCGACTTGCCACCGAACTTTACCAGAGCTTCAGGACCAAAATGAACTCAGTGATGATAAGGATAGTAAGGAGGGCAGAAAGATTGCAAATGTCAATGAAGTCAGTGACAGTGAGAGTTCAAAATTGAAGGAGCAGCTGATAGAAAACAAAAGGGTTTGGGAATTGGCAAAGGAGCCAGTGGCTGAACTATATGATGAAGAAGAGGATATTATGGCAGTACTTCAACAACAGAATGAAGAAATAGCTCGGAAGAAAAGACTGGCAAAACAGAAGGCAAAAGCTAGACGAAGCAGGCCCAAAACACAAAAAAAG GTTTGGTGTGCTTGGTTATCATTTGTTGGGAGGCTATGGTCTTGCCCAGGGACGTTAAAAGAACATTTCATAAGTTGGACTGAGATATCAGCTAGCAAGGTGGAGCGCAAGAGGTGGTTGATGAGATTTTGTGCGATTACATGGAACATCTGGCTAGAAAGGAACCGAAGAATTTTTCAGAATAAAGGAAAAGGGGTTGACGAGATCATTCATATGTCCTTCATGAACTATAAGGAGTGGTTAGGTGTAGAtcctttttgttgttga
- the LOC112702118 gene encoding uncharacterized protein isoform X1 — MERQYEEVEDKDRLVISKKILNEWNYEYLSPDQMKLVTYYPHNSGIHGSADLLGYEESTKRDSEVTVSWNYCCKTIGLAKECPRPASQKSSHGPSEDTISSRPLLGHEPKLNSLQYDGGTGTATGPGCMGTGQVGIASQRGDALCPAAATHEVLPIVGGMEPRLRPCPEVGGCDVLAGRAGPMQRRGTGMEGGDDGLMTIPTLPMEAEPCESAEDSDLDSDDRRRKFRSRGDLVMEVGCSKLIVVGVPERGRGSNGRDEGQNNRHCNDASYENSDGVQRNDCKAPEFEATCHRTLPELQDQNELSDDKDSKEGRKIANVNEVSDSESSKLKEQLIENKRVWELAKEPVAELYDEEEDIMAVLQQQNEEIARKKRLAKQKAKARRSRPKTQKKQKKAPSSVSSVPQFGGWDQRDPGSTNYSMVFAQARANKKSMKNDLTESIKRASLGSDEEFLNANANANHAQGKSHANANAIVNVNHAHQDEPLGMGRRRIPTFIDCCIRPRYVIE; from the exons ATGGAGAGACAGTATGAGGAGGTTGAAGACAAGGACAGATtggtaatttcaaaaaaaattttgaacgAATGGAATTATGAATATTTAAGCCCCGATCAAATGAAATTAGTAACATATTATCCTCATAATTCTGGCATTCATGGTTCAGCTGATTTACTGGGATATGAGGAGAGTACAAAAAGGGATTCAGAAGTAACGGTATCATGGAATTATTGCTGCAAGACTATTGGGCTAGCAAAGGAATGTCCAAGGCCTGCTAGCCAAAAATCCAGCCATGGGCCCAGCGAAGATACAATCAGCAGCAGACCCTTGTTGGGCCACGAACCAAAACTCAATTCATTGCAATATGATGGAGGCACGGGAACTGCTACTGGGCCGGGTTGCATGGGAACGGGTCAGGTTGGAATTGCTTCGCAGCGTGGAGACGCGTTGTGCCCTGCTGCAGCCACGCACGAGGTGCTCCCTATTGTGGGAGGCATGGAACCCAGGCTACGGCCATGCCCTGAAGTTGGAGGTTGCGACGTGTTGGCGGGTAGGGCAGGTCCGATGCAGCGGCGAGGAACCGGGATGGAAGGCGGCGATGATGGGCTGATGACGATTCCGACGCTCCCCATGGAAGCCGAACCATGTGAATCAGCTGAGGACTCCGACTTGGATTCTGATGATAGGCGAAGGAAGTTTAGGAGTAGAGGAGATCTGGTAATGGAGGTAGGATGCAGTAAACTAATAGTTGTTGGGGTGCCTGAACGGGGCCGAGGGTCTAACGGTAGAGATGAGGGACAGAATAACAGACACTGTAACGATGCTTCTTATGAGAACAGTGACGGAGTGCAACGAAATGATTGTAAAGCGCCTGAATTTGAAGCGACTTGCCACCGAACTTTACCAGAGCTTCAGGACCAAAATGAACTCAGTGATGATAAGGATAGTAAGGAGGGCAGAAAGATTGCAAATGTCAATGAAGTCAGTGACAGTGAGAGTTCAAAATTGAAGGAGCAGCTGATAGAAAACAAAAGGGTTTGGGAATTGGCAAAGGAGCCAGTGGCTGAACTATATGATGAAGAAGAGGATATTATGGCAGTACTTCAACAACAGAATGAAGAAATAGCTCGGAAGAAAAGACTGGCAAAACAGAAGGCAAAAGCTAGACGAAGCAGGCCCAAAACACAAAAAAAG CAGAAAAAGGCTCCTTCATCAGTGAGTTCTGTGCCTCAATTTGGAGGGTGGGATCAGAGGGATCCAGGATCTACAAACTATTCAATGGTTTTTGCTCAAGCACGTGCAAACAAGAAGAGTATGAAGAATGATTTGACTGAATCAATTAAGCGTGCAAGCCTTGGGAGTGATGAAGAGTTTCTTAATGCTAATGCTAATGCTAATCATGCTCAAGGAAAATCTCATGCTAATGCTAATGCTATTGTTAATGTTAATCATGCTCATCAAGATGAACCTCTTGGCATG GGGAGGAGAAGGATCCCAACCTTCATAGATTGCTGTATTAGGCCACGATATGTGATAGAATAA